CCGCACTCCCAGTTTTCAGGATTTCTAAGCAGCTTTTTTACAGATGATATATAGCCGGTAAATGAGTTTAACGCAAGCACCGCGGCCGTATATCCAAGAGCATAAGTGTAATTTGCATCAAAGTTTGATGGAGCACCGCAACGGCCTTCGTATCCAAAAAAATGCGTGATAGCGCCAAATTTACCTTTGTATTGCCCATCAATTTTCATTTTAGAAAGTTTTGATTTCACCATATCTACAAGAAGCTTTTCAGTTTCTATTTGAGAAACCTGCACATTACCATGCGGGTCGCGGTCAAGCATAAGCTGAAACGCAATCGCACTTGGCAACGACCGCATAAGAGCGGCGAGCTTTGATGGCAATTTATCGCAAACAAGCTGTTTTTTGGCTTCAAGTCCATTAATAACTAAAAGTTCAGCTTCATTTTCCGCTAAAACATCGTTAAGCGTACCTATAAGTTCTTTCATTTCAGGTATAAACTCAATTAAACCTTCTGGCACCAAAATTACACCAAAGTTTTTACCTGTGCCAGCACGAACTGCAACTATGGAGCAAATTGAGTCAACAACTTGAGCAAGTGTTAACTTTCTCTCAAGCACTTCTTCGCCAATTAGCACAATGTTTGGTTGTGTTTTAAAACCAACTTCTAAAGTAATGTGAGAAGCACTTCTGCCCATAAGTCGCACAAAATGCCAGTATTTTTGGGCCGAGTTTACATCACGGCATATATTGCCGACTACTTCTGAGTAAATTTTTGTCGCGGTGTCAAAACCAAACGATGTTTCTATATGCTCGTTTTTAAGGTCGCCATCTATTGTTTTTGGCACGCCGATAACACTTACGGGCGCATTTTGGTTCTTAAAATATTCGGCAAGTAGAGCGGCATTTGTGTTTGAATCATCGCCGCCGACAACCACCAAAGCATTGAATTTATTATCCACCAATTTTTTTTTGGTAAGGGCAAATTGTTCAGGCGTTTCTATTTTTGTACGCCCCGACTGTATAATGTCAAAACCACCCGTGTTGCGGTACTTATCCATTAACTGAGCGGTTATTTCTTTGCATTTATTTTCCAATATTCCGGAAGGCCCGCCCAGAAAGCCAATAAGTTTATTTTTAGGATTGGTTTTTTTTAGCGCATCAAAAAGCCCGGCAATAACATTATGCCCGCCTGGTGCCTGCCCGCCAGAAAGAACAACACCAACCTTAAGGGGTTTTTTTGCTATGGCGCTGTTTTTGCCTTTAACAAAAGAAACAACTGGCAAACCATAAGTATTACCAAATAGTTTTTTAACGTTTTCCTGATTGGAAATGCTCTGTGTTGGTTTGCCCGTTTTAGCAACAAGTGCCGCGGGGCCACTTTTTAGTATTATTGGCAAAACTGGTTTAAATTTTGACCTTTCAACTTGTAATTCAGACAAATTCTTCTGTTGCATATCTGCTCCCCTTTATTTTATAAATCATAATAGTCTGTCACGAAACTCTTTTTCCGTCCAGGATTGCAAAGTTCAAAATATTTTTGCCCTCAACCACATCCAACGATACTTTTACATCACCCTCACCTGCCCTTCGGGCTTCCTCTCCCCTCGAGGGAGAGGATTGAGGTGAGGGGGCATTTTGCGACCGGCCAATAAACCATAAATGTGCGTTAATCCGTGACTATTATACAATTTTTTTTGTTTTCGCACAGCAACTTTGTGCGCTCAAGTGCCTGTAAAACATTAGCATACTGGAGGATTATTTATTTGCTTGTAGCAAAAAAAACTCTATTTACCGGCTTTCATATAGCTCAATAAAGCCGCGATAATTTCCGCCGGTTTCGGCGGGCAGCCGGGAATATGCAACAATACCGGCAGTATTTTATTTATCCCGCCCAGAGTGTAATACGAACCCTTGAACGCTCCACCGTCTAAAGCACAATCACCGAGGGTTATCACCATTTTGGGTCCGGGCATAGCGTCATATGTTTTTTTAAGAGCAATTTTCATATTCTTTGACAACGGCCCGGTCACAAGAAGCGCGTCAGCATGCCTTGGCGAAGCTACAAAATCTATTGCAAACCTTTGAATGTCGTAGATCGGGTTGGTGGCCGCGATTATCTCGGACTCGCAACCGAAGCATGAGCCGGTATCAACTTCGCGGATATGTAAAGACCTGGAAAATTTTTTTATGATAAGTTGTTTCAGTTCGTTTCCCGGCCCTTCAATTTCAAGCGCACCTGCGGAAATTGTTTTAAAACACGATGAGTTGATGGTAACAAGCCCTTTCTTAAGTCTGTTTTTAAATATTTTCATAGGTCGTTCCCTGAATATGAAAGATTGAAACTTTTATTTATCAGCGGAAAATCAGGTATTATATTCCCGGGAAGCGCATAGGCAAGGCCTTGCCAATTATTAAATGAAGAATCAACTATCTTGCATCTTTCAATTATTCCTTCGGAATTTAGCCTTACCCAGTAAATCACGGGGCCTCTCCATCCTTCCACATACCCGAGAGCGAAACTCTGTTTTATTTCGGTTATTTCCACCCTGTAAGCATCTCCCTCTTTAAGCATAGCGGCGAATTGTTTTACCAAATTTGCCGATTCTTCAAACTCTTTTATCCTGATACTAAGGCGGGCAAGGACATCGCCAGAAACCTCTTTAGCGATATTGAATTTTACTTTGCGGTATACTCCAGAAAAATCCTTGCGGAGGTCTAGATCTATTCCTGAAGCTCTGGCAGCGAGCCCCGAAACCCCGAGATCTTCGGCGACTTTTCTTCCGAGAACACCGGTAGAATCAACCCTGTCCATGAACGAAGCATTGGACAAAAGCATTTCTTTAAGCTCTTTGAAATCTTTCATCACTTCATCCATGCAGCCGGAGACAAATATTGAATCTGCTCCGGAAATGTCTTTGGAAACCCCTCCGGGAACACAGGCGGATCTCAAATACCTGCTACCTGTAAGTTTTTCGTTAACTGTTAAAAGATATTCTTTCATTACCGAAGCGTAAGCGTGGGGAAAACTGTATGCCGCGTCAAGCGCCATGGTACCTATATCTATAATGTGATTATGCATTCTTTCAAGTTCAAGGAAAATGGCGCGCGATAATTCGGCATTCTCTGGGATTATTGTGCCGCATATCTTTTCTGCGGCATTGCACAGCGCAAGGCTGTGAGCGAAAGATGAATCGCCGGTCACGCATTCGGCAAGGCGTACTGCTTCATGTATATTTTTCCCTTCCATCAATTTTTCTACGCCCCTGTGAGTAAACCCGAGCCTTATTTCAAGGTTTATAACGGGTTCTCCTGCAACGCTGAACCTGAAATGCCCAGGCCCGATTATACCTGCGTGTACAGGGCCCACAGGTACTTCAAAAACACCCGAGCCCTCTATTTTTTTGAACTTATAGATCCCGCGTTCACCTTGGCAATCTGAATTTGAATTAAAGTTTTTTCTTAACGGGTAGGCGCCGCGGGGCCAAACTTCATCATGAAGCCTGAGTCGTCTGGTATCGGGATTGCCTACGGGTATAATACCAAACATTTCAAGAATTTCTTTTTCAAATAAGTTCGCGGAAAATATCTCTTTGGCTAACGAAGGAAATTCAGGCGCGGATCTTGCGACCGGCAACCTGACAAACATCCATTTGCCACGCACGGCATCTTCAAAACCGCAATAAAGACGGAAATTCTCCGCGTCTTCGCGGTCATCATCAGCAAAAAATATTTTCACAGGCGAGCCAAGTTCCGCATGAAGCGCAAGGCAGGCTTTAAGAAAATCTTCCTTCCGCGCGTCAAGGTATATAACCCCGTCTTTTTCTTCCGGAACACCGATAAATTTAAATGAACATTTCTGTTCTATTTCTTTTAATCTTATATGAAAGTTCATTTTAGTTTCACCATAATATCGCCGCCGCCGAGTTAAGTATATTTGTAAAGAAAGGCGGCATTGCAACACCGAAGACAACCATTATTAAAACAAGAAAAATAAGACCGGCTTTTACCCCCCGGCTTTCCTTTGCCACCGGAACAGACTCGGGTTTTACGCCGAAAACAACTTTTGAAATATAATAAATAATTGAACCAAAAACCACTGCAAGAGCAACAAGCAGTATAGATGTAGCAGTATAGTTCCCGCGTGAAAAACCAGATATGATAATCATTATTTCACTTATGAAAATTGAAAAAGGCGGAGTACCGGCGATAGCAAAAGCAACTATCATTACAAGCGTGCCCGTAAAAGGCAGCGCCCGGACGACACCACTTATTTTTCTCATATTGTTCGTACCGAATCTTTTTACAATGCTCCCCGCGCAAAAAAACATCGCGGCTTTCGTTACAGCATGGTTGAAAATATGGAACAATGCGCCTACGCAACCGAGCGGTCCGCCAAATCCAAACCCAAGGGCGATAATACCGATATGTTCAATGCTTGAATATGCAAGAAGCCTTTTTATGTCTTTTTGAACAAGCACAAAACCCGCCGCTATGATAAGCGAAACAACGCCAAACCCAATAAGAAGCCCGGCCGTAAATGACGGTTGAACGCTTTTGTTGACTATCAACGCAAAACGCAGTATCACGAAAATAGATGTTTTAATTAGCACGCCGGAAAGCATAGCGCTTATAGGGGCAGGTGCCTGGCTGTGCGCGTCGGGCAGCCATGTGTGCATAGGGGCAAAACCTGCTTTTGTGCCGTATCCAACAATAATGAACAAAAATGCTATTTTTATTATTTTAGGGTCAAAAGTCGCCGCCGCGAGCATCATATCCGTCCAATTAAGGCTACTGACATCGCGAGTGCTTGAAGCGTAATAGAAAAGAATAGTGCCAAAAAGAGCGAATGCCAGCCCTACGAAGCATATTATTATGTACTTCCATGCGGCTTCAACTGATTTTTTTGTGTTGTAGAAACCCACAAGAAAAGCCGATGTAAGAGTTGTCATTTCCACCGCTACCCACATAAAACCCAAGTTATTGAAGATAGTAACACAATACATTGTAAATGTAAAAAGGTTAAACAGGGTATAATACAATCTAGATTTTTTTTCGGATATTTCTCCATCTTCAAGGTCCTTTTGAATGTAGGAGACCGAATAAAGTGACGAGGCAAAGTTTACAACCGATATTGTAAGTATAAAAAAACCACTCAAAGCATCGGCATATATAAAACCAAAAAACGACTGTGAGTGCGCGGCAAGTTCACCGGCAAGAAGAAACGCCATTATAAGCCCGGCAAAGCTGCCCATAGCGTTTATTAAACCTATAGTTTTCTGTTTTTTTATAAATAGCGGTACCACAGACATCAACAACGGTATCGCTAATAATACAAATAGTTCCAAATAGTTACCCTTTCAGCGTGTTTAGTTTACTTAAATTTATATGAGTAAACAGGCTGTTTATCCTATATACGAAAATGCCCAGTATCAATACACAGATGAAAACATCAAAGAATATGGCTATTTCAAAGAAGAACGGCATGTTCCCACATAATGCCACCGCCGCGAGAAATATACCGTTTTCCATCACAAGGAGCCCAACAACCTGTGCAATCGCCTTAAGCCTGAAGACCATAATGAACAGGCCTGTAAGCATTATTGAAAGCGAGACCGCAAGCGCGCTTGCGTCTGCTATGGAGGTTAAACCCATAATCTTTCTTGCAAATATCCATCCCAAATAAGCGAGTATCACAGCGCATACTATTGAAAGCATAGGGTTTATCACGAGACCTAAATGTTCTCCCGCTTTGGTTCTTGTGGCTACATTTTTGAGCATTTTGGGGATAAATACAGCTTTTAGTGTTAATATAAGAAATGCTATCGCATACAAACCAGCCAATCCTGTAGTCACTGCTTCCGAAAAAACAATTACCGCAAGAAACAATGATTGCACGGCAAAAGAATTCACGAGCGGCGTAATTCTTTTTGAAAGCACCATTATGAAAGTCATTAATACAATTAACACCATTATCATATTCATTTTAAAACCCCAGTATGGCAATTATGAAAGTTATCGCTGAAAGCAGAAAACCGAAAAGCAGGAAATCTACAGACCTGAAAAGCCGCATTTTTGCGATTGAAACTTCAAGCAAAGCGACACATGTTCCGACAATAAGAATTTTCAAACAGTAAAACGCAAAACCTGACAAAGGTGCAAAAGGCAGTAAAACATTAGAGACAGCTGGCGGCAAGACAGCATTAACGGCAATTGTCATGAACAATATCTGTTTTATGTGCGCGGCCATATCAATAAGCGCAAGCGAAGGCCCTGAGTATTCAAGCACCATTGCTTCGTGTATCATCGTAAGCTCAAGATGCGTCTCCTGATTATCAATTGGCAACCGGGAAGTTTCGGCAAGCAACACTATGAAAAAAGCTACAGCAGCGACAATTGCTGAAGGCCTTACGAAACTGACAAGGCTTAGAGACGCCATGTTCGTGGTTCCCCCGGCAACTGAAACCGCAAAAATGGCAAGTATCGCCGCCGGCTCAACAAAACTGGATATGAACATCTCTCTTGACGACCCCATGCCCCCAAACGAGCTTCCCGTGTCAAGCCCCGCAAGAGCAAGAAAGAACCGCCCGAGTGCAAGTAGAAATATCACCGCGAGAAAATCGCCCGCGGCCCAAAACGATATTTGAGGCATAAATGCAGGTACAAGCGCAAGAGCCGCCACACTTGAGCTTAAGACAACGTAAGGCGCGATACGGAATATACATGAACTGTTGACCGATATTACTTCGTCTTTAGAGAAAAGCTTTGCGATATTATAATAAGGCTGAAATATACCCGGCCCGACTCGCAGGCGTAAATTATTCTTTATCTTGCGGATAATGCCGCTTAAAAGAGGCGCGATGATTATAAGCACGGATAATTGCAAAGCCGCGTTAAACAGTTTCATATTTATTTACCATAAAAAAACATAAGAACCAGTATTGCCAAAAATATATACGCTATATATAGGTGTATACTCCCGGCTTGAAGTCTTTTTAAGTACCGCGCTGCGCGAAGAGTAATTTCCAATCCCAGTTTGTAAAAATATTTCTTAAAAACATATGTGTTATAAAGCTCGTACCTGAAAGACTTTATGTGGTACTGAGACTCCTTAATCTTTTCTGTTTTTGTATAGGGTTTAAGAAAAAAACTGAACGCTATCCTAAACGGCTTGGAAAATGCCGTGGCCGTATATTCCGTTCTTGAATCAAGTTTGTAATAACCGCAATCCCATGTTAAGCCCGTAGATACTTTTCTCTTGCGCGCAAAGACATAGACAAGAGCGACTGTTATGCCTACGGTTACGACAAGCATCAACAGTATCAGAACCGGTGAAATACCAATTAATCCGTTTGATGATGGTAAAGTTGTAAATTCCTTCAGCGAGAAAACTGGCGGCCAAATGCCGGTTTGGTTTGGTCCCGTGGCAGTAACCGCAATATTTGAAATAATTTTCAGGATAAACGGCGCAGCAAGGCCAAGAACCAGTGTCAGTATCGCCAAGAACGCCATGGATATTTTCATTGAAAATGGCGCTTCTTTAGCTTCCTGTGCGTTCTTGCTTCTTGGCATGGCAAGAAAAGTTATACCGAAAGCTTTAACAAAACACGCCGCGGCAAGCCCTCCGGTAAGAGCAAGAACGGAGGCATATATCCCCATCATTATTCTCGCTCCTGCTGTCGGGCAATTTAGTGCCCCTGCGAAAAAGGACTGAAATACAAGCCATTCGCTGACAAAACCGTTAAACGGAGGTATCGCGGAAATCGCAAGCGCCCCAAAAAGAAAAAATGCCGCCGTCCATGGCATGAATTTTATAAGCCCACCCATTTTTTCCATATCGCGCAATCCCGTCGCTTTGTAAACGCTCCCAGCACAAAGGAACAACAACGACTTAAAAACCGCGTGGTTAATAAGATGATAAAGTCCCGCGCTAAGAGCAAGGACGGCAAGCACGGGCATATTTAGTTTTATAAACACCATCGCGGCCCCTACGCCGAAAAGAATGATACCTATATTTTCTACGCTGTGATAAGCTAAGAGTTTTTTAATATCGTGCTCCATAAGAGCGTATATTACGCCCACAAGACACGAAATAGCCGCAATTAACAGTACAATATTGCCCCACCATAATGAATTGACCCCCAGCACAAAGAAGACAAACCTTACGAGTCCATAAATAGCTATCTTTATCATTACTCCGGACATTACGCTGGAAATATGGCTCGGTGCCTGTGGATGAGCATAAGGAAGCCACAGGTGAAGCGGCACAACACCCGCTTTTGTGCCAAATCCTATAAGAAGGAAAGCGAATATAAGATTTTTTTCACTGGAAGTCATAAGTGCGGCGGCATTTTTGATAGCAGAGAACTCGAAACTGCCTGAGTGCTTATACATTAATATGAAGGCAGCGATTATAAACGCGGTTCCTATATGCGTCATAATAATGTATAGTGCACCCGCATTAACCGATTGTTTTTTTCCCGTGTCAAAAACAACCAGAAAATAGGAGACAAGCGACATTATTTCCCAGAACACCAAGAAAACGAATGCGTTCGCGGTAGTTACAACAGCGGCCATAGAAAACACAAAAGCCGCAAAAAGAAACCAGCCGTAAGTTATCTTTTTTGCGGTATATTCGTTTTTCATGTATCCCACTGCGTACACAGCGGAAGGTAGTGATATCAGGAAAATAACGAAAAGAAAAAACAGGGAAAAAGGATCCAATAAAAGCGAATACTGGGGGTTAAGATAATTCATTTATTTTCATTCTTTTTGATACGATTGTTTAACAGAAGCGGATATATCTGTGGTTCATTCTGCGGATATTCTCTTTCTTCTTTTGATTATTGCCGTTGGATCGCCTTCGTGAGTCAGAATATCAAATGCTTTGCTTTTGAATTATATATTATTTTTAAAATAATTCCCAGCGTGCAACTTAACTATTGTAAAATCCAGGTTCATCACATAACACCGCGTTTTATATTAAAACGCATGGTATCTGGCATATTTTCTTGAGTTTTATAGGCATTAAAAAGCTCATCTAAAAACTTTTTGTTTGGTGCAATATATGTAAGGTCAACTCCGAAATTATTTATTCCGCATTCAATTAACTTTCTTTGAGCGTTTAAAAAACTAATTGGTTTTTTCGGTATTAACAAAGCAAGCCCTGATTCATAAATGGGCAATAATTCTACTATGGTTTTACTTTCCATTTCTTGCGAAGCGTTATAAGAACTGATAACTTCTTGCCCTATGTTTTCTTTTTCTAACATACGCGAACGCACTATAGGGGCGTGACCGTAAATATAAACAACTGTGTTTTTGCCAAGCCCGGGGGCACACATTTTTCTGATATTTAAAAAATCATCTTCCCAAGACGCGGTTATGTTTTTAACACCAACTGTTGATAAAAATGCCGCTGTATAAGCGTTCCATGTATATAAAAATTGCCCTGCGCTAAGAGTGCACTCACTAACTTTGAAGAACCCAAAATGAGAAACATTATTTAACACCCACGAAGTTACACCTAATGCAACTAACGCATCTATCTTTTCCTTAAACACCGGGATATCCCGCTGGGCAATAAATGGCGGCAACTCAAAAGTTATGTTTGAAAGAAATTTACCCGGTATTTTTTCACACCCATGTAGGTTTTCTTTTGTAAGGTAAAAAGCATGTTTCAAATTTTTATTTGCCGCAGGCAAAATATCAAACCACTCTAAATTTGCAAAGCGCACCCAAAGTGTTTGCTCTTTAGCTGTCTCAGCGATGGCCGCCTTATTTTCTTTCCAAACATTTGAAATTAGCGAAGTATATTTTTGCGATATCTCGGAATCTTTAATTTTTCCCCCAGTGTTTTTTTGCGCATAGCTTGCGTATAAACCATTAATTTCTTTTTCTAGATCTTTTTGGTCGCACATAACATCAATCGTTTTGTAAACAGGGTTGCCTACACTAAACTCAGCCGTATCTCTAAACTCAAAAGTATAACGCAAACCATCTTGTGTGAATTCTTTAACCGAGAAAGCAATTGTTGTGTCTTTTTGCGGGTTTGCAACTCTAAGTCGGTCGCCTGCGTTTATTAAGCATTTTTCGCTATCGACTTTAATTTCCAAACCATTTTGTGAAATATTATTTATTTTACCAATTAAATTCCCCATACACTGTGCATCTTTTGGTGCGAATATATTCGTATCGCGGCCGGAAAATAGGCATGTTGTTTTCTCCCTTGCCGTATCTTCCAACAAAATGCTTTTTGCCTCTTTTAGGGCATCTTCAAAACCACTTTTAGGAGCATCAATTAGTATGCGGTATGCCTTAACTGTTTTATAAACATACTCGCTGCTTCTCATACGGCCTTCAATTTTCAATGATGAAATGCCAATTTCTTTTAGTTTGCCAATGTAACTTGCAAGTTCCAAATCCTTGGGTGAAAATAGGTAACCGGTTTGCGTGCCGCTTTTCCACAAACGGCGGCACGGTTGGGTACAGCGCCCCCGGTTTGCGCTTAAACCGCCAATAAAACTTGAGAATAAACACTGCCCCGATATGCAAAAACAAAGCGCTCCGTGCACAAAAACTTCAAGCTCTACGGTTGAATTTTTGGCAATGAGTTTTAACTCTGAAAACGATAATTCACGCGCCAAAACAACTCTTTTAAACCCATGCCCTGCAAGAAAATCCACCCCCATGCTATTATGCACGGCCATTTGGGTGCTGGCATGCATATTAATTTGCGGGAAGTAGTTTTTAATTATGCTTGCAACGCCAAGGTCCTGCACAATAAAACCATCTGGCATAAGCGGCTCAATGCGGGCGATACTTTTTACAACCTCTGCTATCTCTTCGTGCTTAATTAATGTGTTTAAAGCAATATAAACTTTTACCCCTTTTTCTTTGGCGAAGGCAAGCATCACACTCAAATCATACACGCTAAGGCTGGATGCCGACATACGGGCATTAAAACCAGGCATACCAACATAAAGAGCGTTGGCGCCGGCGCGAATTGCGCTAACAAATGCTTCTTTTGAACCAACAGGTGCTAAAAGTTCCATAGTTTTTAAAGAATATCCTTAAATAATATTTGATGTGTAATTATAGCTGTCCAAATTAACTAAATTTCACCCTCACCTTTCATCCTCTCCCCTCGAGGGTAAGTCTTTGGGCCGAGCTCACCGAGCAAGGAAGAGGAAAGAGGAGAGGGGCGGTTCATTTCAAATCTTTAATCGAATATTTCGTTGAAACATGCTGTCTAATTTAGACACATATAATGAGTAATAAACCAAGGGTACGGACATTAATCTGTATCTGTAAGGGCATCTTTAAATTCGGAGGTTGTATGGAAAATTACATCCGAATACTTTTCAATGTAGTGGTTAAGCATCCACTCCGACTCGGCAAAAAATACAATATTCCCGTTTTTGTCATTACCAATACGGTCCGACTTATAATCACAAAATTCTTCAAGCTGTTTTGGGTTTGTTGAC
This is a stretch of genomic DNA from Endomicrobiales bacterium. It encodes these proteins:
- a CDS encoding diphosphate--fructose-6-phosphate 1-phosphotransferase, with protein sequence MQQKNLSELQVERSKFKPVLPIILKSGPAALVAKTGKPTQSISNQENVKKLFGNTYGLPVVSFVKGKNSAIAKKPLKVGVVLSGGQAPGGHNVIAGLFDALKKTNPKNKLIGFLGGPSGILENKCKEITAQLMDKYRNTGGFDIIQSGRTKIETPEQFALTKKKLVDNKFNALVVVGGDDSNTNAALLAEYFKNQNAPVSVIGVPKTIDGDLKNEHIETSFGFDTATKIYSEVVGNICRDVNSAQKYWHFVRLMGRSASHITLEVGFKTQPNIVLIGEEVLERKLTLAQVVDSICSIVAVRAGTGKNFGVILVPEGLIEFIPEMKELIGTLNDVLAENEAELLVINGLEAKKQLVCDKLPSKLAALMRSLPSAIAFQLMLDRDPHGNVQVSQIETEKLLVDMVKSKLSKMKIDGQYKGKFGAITHFFGYEGRCGAPSNFDANYTYALGYTAAVLALNSFTGYISSVKKLLRNPENWECGGVPLTMMMNIERRKGKEKPVIQKALVDLNDKPFKAFEKMRQVWANTESYLFPGPIQYFGPKQVTDLTTKTLVYELIKK
- a CDS encoding NADH-quinone oxidoreductase subunit B family protein — translated: MKIFKNRLKKGLVTINSSCFKTISAGALEIEGPGNELKQLIIKKFSRSLHIREVDTGSCFGCESEIIAATNPIYDIQRFAIDFVASPRHADALLVTGPLSKNMKIALKKTYDAMPGPKMVITLGDCALDGGAFKGSYYTLGGINKILPVLLHIPGCPPKPAEIIAALLSYMKAGK
- a CDS encoding NADH-quinone oxidoreductase subunit C, with the protein product MNFHIRLKEIEQKCSFKFIGVPEEKDGVIYLDARKEDFLKACLALHAELGSPVKIFFADDDREDAENFRLYCGFEDAVRGKWMFVRLPVARSAPEFPSLAKEIFSANLFEKEILEMFGIIPVGNPDTRRLRLHDEVWPRGAYPLRKNFNSNSDCQGERGIYKFKKIEGSGVFEVPVGPVHAGIIGPGHFRFSVAGEPVINLEIRLGFTHRGVEKLMEGKNIHEAVRLAECVTGDSSFAHSLALCNAAEKICGTIIPENAELSRAIFLELERMHNHIIDIGTMALDAAYSFPHAYASVMKEYLLTVNEKLTGSRYLRSACVPGGVSKDISGADSIFVSGCMDEVMKDFKELKEMLLSNASFMDRVDSTGVLGRKVAEDLGVSGLAARASGIDLDLRKDFSGVYRKVKFNIAKEVSGDVLARLSIRIKEFEESANLVKQFAAMLKEGDAYRVEITEIKQSFALGYVEGWRGPVIYWVRLNSEGIIERCKIVDSSFNNWQGLAYALPGNIIPDFPLINKSFNLSYSGNDL
- a CDS encoding hydrogenase 4 subunit F, whose amino-acid sequence is MSVVPLFIKKQKTIGLINAMGSFAGLIMAFLLAGELAAHSQSFFGFIYADALSGFFILTISVVNFASSLYSVSYIQKDLEDGEISEKKSRLYYTLFNLFTFTMYCVTIFNNLGFMWVAVEMTTLTSAFLVGFYNTKKSVEAAWKYIIICFVGLAFALFGTILFYYASSTRDVSSLNWTDMMLAAATFDPKIIKIAFLFIIVGYGTKAGFAPMHTWLPDAHSQAPAPISAMLSGVLIKTSIFVILRFALIVNKSVQPSFTAGLLIGFGVVSLIIAAGFVLVQKDIKRLLAYSSIEHIGIIALGFGFGGPLGCVGALFHIFNHAVTKAAMFFCAGSIVKRFGTNNMRKISGVVRALPFTGTLVMIVAFAIAGTPPFSIFISEIMIIISGFSRGNYTATSILLVALAVVFGSIIYYISKVVFGVKPESVPVAKESRGVKAGLIFLVLIMVVFGVAMPPFFTNILNSAAAILW
- a CDS encoding NADH-quinone oxidoreductase subunit H, which encodes MKLFNAALQLSVLIIIAPLLSGIIRKIKNNLRLRVGPGIFQPYYNIAKLFSKDEVISVNSSCIFRIAPYVVLSSSVAALALVPAFMPQISFWAAGDFLAVIFLLALGRFFLALAGLDTGSSFGGMGSSREMFISSFVEPAAILAIFAVSVAGGTTNMASLSLVSFVRPSAIVAAVAFFIVLLAETSRLPIDNQETHLELTMIHEAMVLEYSGPSLALIDMAAHIKQILFMTIAVNAVLPPAVSNVLLPFAPLSGFAFYCLKILIVGTCVALLEVSIAKMRLFRSVDFLLFGFLLSAITFIIAILGF
- a CDS encoding U32 family peptidase — protein: MELLAPVGSKEAFVSAIRAGANALYVGMPGFNARMSASSLSVYDLSVMLAFAKEKGVKVYIALNTLIKHEEIAEVVKSIARIEPLMPDGFIVQDLGVASIIKNYFPQINMHASTQMAVHNSMGVDFLAGHGFKRVVLARELSFSELKLIAKNSTVELEVFVHGALCFCISGQCLFSSFIGGLSANRGRCTQPCRRLWKSGTQTGYLFSPKDLELASYIGKLKEIGISSLKIEGRMRSSEYVYKTVKAYRILIDAPKSGFEDALKEAKSILLEDTAREKTTCLFSGRDTNIFAPKDAQCMGNLIGKINNISQNGLEIKVDSEKCLINAGDRLRVANPQKDTTIAFSVKEFTQDGLRYTFEFRDTAEFSVGNPVYKTIDVMCDQKDLEKEINGLYASYAQKNTGGKIKDSEISQKYTSLISNVWKENKAAIAETAKEQTLWVRFANLEWFDILPAANKNLKHAFYLTKENLHGCEKIPGKFLSNITFELPPFIAQRDIPVFKEKIDALVALGVTSWVLNNVSHFGFFKVSECTLSAGQFLYTWNAYTAAFLSTVGVKNITASWEDDFLNIRKMCAPGLGKNTVVYIYGHAPIVRSRMLEKENIGQEVISSYNASQEMESKTIVELLPIYESGLALLIPKKPISFLNAQRKLIECGINNFGVDLTYIAPNKKFLDELFNAYKTQENMPDTMRFNIKRGVM